In a genomic window of Oligoflexus sp.:
- a CDS encoding phage portal protein yields MFDKDGDSLWSKLKGILSHGIHFETRQVDEPYRTASGASIPDWNPSSSNADDALLPSLSALRNQSRDLDRNESLARGPIENYVTNVVADGLRPQARIDHELLGISEAKAREFERKAERVFELHMRKDTADFHGKANFQTIQAQVLRAALLDGDCLVIRRHRERPHGILPICVQLIEGARLQNPGVIKSPGIDIREGVELDSTGMPVAYHIAKTGADHFLGSETMRVPRFDNSGSPTVLHIFSKRLPEQSRGEPLLAPVIRKFKEVSDYTEAEIRAAVVNAFFAIYVTSEMGSVFGDRANAHLARQAEEKPKERKFQKFGPGGLMVDLLPGEKVDNGAPGRPNSNFDPFVQAVIKQIGIGLGLPYEVLTQHYSSSYSAARAAILEAWKSFKVWRSWLVAEFCQPAWEWVISDAIERGLIDAPGFDDPLKRQAWLSTQWAGTEMGSIDPLKDAKANEVEVNAGLRTRRSILESQGRDFDKHVRDHESERQIFQFSEPETSG; encoded by the coding sequence ATGTTCGATAAGGATGGAGACTCGCTATGGTCGAAATTGAAAGGAATCCTTAGCCACGGAATTCACTTTGAAACCCGGCAGGTCGATGAGCCGTACAGAACAGCATCCGGTGCCAGCATTCCGGATTGGAACCCGTCATCCTCAAATGCCGATGACGCGCTGCTTCCTTCTTTATCCGCTCTTCGCAATCAATCGCGGGATCTCGATCGCAATGAAAGCCTCGCGCGTGGCCCCATTGAAAACTACGTTACCAATGTCGTGGCGGATGGCCTAAGGCCGCAGGCCAGGATCGATCATGAGCTGCTCGGTATTTCCGAGGCAAAGGCCAGGGAGTTTGAACGAAAGGCCGAGCGGGTCTTTGAGCTTCACATGCGAAAGGACACGGCCGACTTTCATGGAAAGGCCAATTTTCAGACCATCCAGGCCCAGGTTCTGCGCGCGGCGCTGCTCGATGGGGACTGTCTTGTCATCCGTCGCCACAGGGAGCGCCCGCATGGGATCCTTCCCATCTGCGTGCAGCTGATCGAAGGGGCTCGGCTTCAAAACCCGGGTGTTATTAAAAGTCCAGGGATTGATATCAGGGAAGGGGTGGAGCTGGACAGCACAGGCATGCCGGTAGCCTATCACATCGCGAAGACCGGAGCCGATCATTTCCTTGGATCGGAAACCATGCGTGTGCCGCGCTTTGACAATTCCGGCTCGCCGACCGTCCTCCATATATTTTCCAAGCGTCTCCCTGAACAAAGCCGTGGCGAGCCGCTTCTGGCGCCGGTGATCAGGAAGTTCAAGGAGGTCTCCGATTACACCGAGGCCGAAATCAGGGCTGCTGTGGTCAACGCCTTTTTTGCGATCTATGTGACATCAGAAATGGGATCGGTGTTTGGCGATCGGGCAAACGCGCATCTTGCGCGCCAGGCTGAGGAAAAGCCAAAGGAGCGGAAGTTTCAGAAGTTTGGACCGGGTGGCCTCATGGTGGATCTTCTCCCAGGCGAGAAGGTTGACAACGGTGCTCCCGGGAGGCCAAACAGTAACTTTGATCCTTTTGTTCAGGCCGTCATCAAACAGATTGGTATTGGCCTAGGCCTTCCCTATGAAGTGCTTACCCAGCACTATAGTTCCTCTTACAGCGCAGCACGGGCTGCAATCCTGGAAGCCTGGAAGTCCTTTAAGGTCTGGCGATCATGGCTTGTGGCCGAGTTCTGTCAGCCCGCCTGGGAATGGGTGATATCCGACGCGATAGAGAGAGGACTCATTGATGCACCCGGGTTTGATGATCCACTGAAACGGCAGGCATGGCTTTCAACTCAGTGGGCCGGAACCGAGATGGGCTCGATTGATCCTCTCAAGGATGCAAAAGCGAATGAGGTTGAGGTCAACGCCGGCCTGCGCACACGGCGCTCGATATTGGAAAGTCAGGGGCGTGACTTTGACAAACATGTGCGGGACCATGAATCGGAAAGGCAAATCTTTCAGTTCTCTGAGCCTGAAACCTCAGGGTAA